A portion of the Magnolia sinica isolate HGM2019 chromosome 17, MsV1, whole genome shotgun sequence genome contains these proteins:
- the LOC131230576 gene encoding uncharacterized protein LOC131230576 encodes MTEGIENAFMASQGPHYNVTGCIFPLQIWAVERVPALQQCIISYVPFQFPRIIQYRGWKLPRYKKIHEIIESKDPENEDVLLQAKIIVNLEPTTEELETESVRLARDIFDSTKDEDDEVMEEKSGQGEGEEGGEGEGGEEDSTGDGEGEGAELQLTGESMEDREELEAQRLQLEREREELKLLERTLKEREESIKREREVVLNEVELMLKLKEALRLEKEELNEMEVLKKEREMLLREKEELKKEREELEEGKVELKKQMEAFRIEKIRFWKEDCENQKKESEKEDEDALGVDIREKSLQSIPVYTRRPKRVLKPSVYKCSPFISISAVQTTPSNAANDEKQRKFPTSPIPLQAMIDPLRVISQDELHELES; translated from the exons ATGACAGAAGGGATCGAGAATGCCTTCATGGCATCCCAAGGGCCTCATTATAATGTCACCGGTTGCATTTTTCCCCTACAA ATATGGGCCGTTGAGAGAGTACCAGCTCTCCAACAATGTATAATTTCATACGTTCCCTTCCAATTTCcacgaatcatacaatatcggggaTGGAAGCTTCCGaggtataagaagattcatgaaatTATAGAGAGCAAAGAT CCAGAAAATGAAGATGTTCTCTTGCAGGCTAAGATCATTGTTAACTTAGAGCCAACCACAGAGGAGTTGGAAACAGAGTCCGTTCGTTTGGCCCGTGATATATTTGAT AGcactaaagatgaagatgatgaagttatGGAGGAGAAATCGGGACAGGGAGAGGGTGAAGAGGGTGGAGAGGGAGAAGGGGGAGAGGAAGACAGTACTGgtgatggagagggagagggagcggaGTTGCAACTCACTGGGGAGTCGATGGAAGATAGGGAGGAGCTGGAGGCGCAGAGGCttcagttggagagagagagggaagagttgaagcttcTCGAACGCacactaaaagagagagaagaatcgattaagagggagagagaagtagtaCTTAATGAGGTTGAACTAATGCTGAaactgaaagaagctttgaggttAGAGAAGGAGGAGTTGAATGAGATGGAggttttgaagaaggagagggaaatgctgctgagggagaaggaagaattgaagaaggagagggaagagttggaggagggtaaagtggagttgaagaagcagatggaGGCATTTCGTATAGAGAAGATTCGGTTCTGGAAGGAGGACTGTGAGAATCAGAAGAAAGAGTCTGAGAAGGAGGACGAGGATGCGTTGGGCGTTGATATACGTGAGAAATCACTGCAATCCATTCCAGTATATACGAGGAGACCTAAGAGGGTGCTGAAGCCGTCTGTCTACAAGTGTTCTCCATTCATTTCTATCTCTGCCGTGCAAACCACTCCAAGCAACGCCGCCAACGATGAGAAACAGAGAAAATTTCCGACTTCTCCGATACCCCTTCAGGCCATGATCGATCCACTTAGGGTAATATCGCAGGACGAACTCCATGAATTGGAAAGCTGA